From a region of the Streptomyces sp. NBC_01454 genome:
- a CDS encoding YfjP family GTPase, with protein sequence MPSRADGSGYRWVADGGRQATSGGLRGRLDALRELIALSRSRLDGRTLEGAGRVLETADARYRLSGEHTVVALAGATGSGKSSLFNALAGANRSQVGPRRPTTAEPVACVWPGPRPGAEGLLDRLGVPTHRRHAPADGNSELSGLILIDLPDHDSSATEHRAQVDRMLELVDAVIWVVDPEKYADAVLHERYLRPLAGYAEVMFVVLNQVDRLPGDAADQVVDDLRRLLDEDGLALGEHGEPGAAVLALSAATGRGVGELREALGQFVAEQGAADRRLAADVDAAADRLRSVYVAQSPVGLTEQARAEFDDRLAEAVGAVATGRAAERDWLRQAERACGTPWARVRLRRGRGGRGSRWVKPASGVATTDVGAPRGATAGVGASRRRGNPGVGRGVSGQACGGCGEAGQAGAGAAPTGTGRAGSGRAAPGRGGVRQGLMGQQGASGQVRPGGTPAGGAGEPVVDGRAAARPVVEHAVRAVAGEAAHGLPAPWAHAVREAADRGAHGLPEALDKAAAEAEESLRGGPAVKPRWWTVAASLQGLLAALQVVGVLWLLGVVTGLGDGTDWVSGLLPSVLGAMGGLALTWLCRVVARGPARRYGQDAERRLRTAAAGCGRARVLEPVAAELLRYREVREQYAVASGV encoded by the coding sequence GTGCCGTCGCGTGCGGACGGGAGCGGGTACCGGTGGGTCGCGGACGGGGGACGGCAGGCCACGTCGGGTGGGCTGCGCGGGCGGTTGGACGCGCTGCGGGAGCTGATCGCGCTGTCCCGCAGCCGGCTGGACGGGCGGACGCTGGAGGGGGCGGGGCGGGTGCTGGAGACGGCGGACGCGCGGTACCGGCTGTCCGGTGAGCACACCGTCGTCGCCCTCGCGGGGGCGACCGGCAGCGGTAAGTCGTCGCTGTTCAACGCGCTGGCCGGGGCGAATCGTTCGCAGGTCGGGCCGCGCCGGCCGACGACCGCGGAGCCGGTGGCCTGTGTCTGGCCGGGCCCCCGGCCGGGGGCGGAAGGACTGCTGGACCGCCTGGGTGTGCCCACACATCGTCGGCACGCCCCGGCGGACGGCAACTCCGAGCTGAGCGGACTGATCCTGATCGACCTGCCCGACCACGACTCCTCGGCCACCGAGCACCGCGCCCAGGTGGACCGGATGCTGGAGCTGGTGGACGCGGTGATCTGGGTGGTGGACCCGGAGAAGTACGCCGACGCGGTGCTGCACGAGCGGTATTTGCGGCCGTTGGCGGGCTACGCCGAGGTCATGTTCGTCGTCCTCAACCAGGTGGACCGGCTGCCGGGGGACGCCGCCGACCAGGTGGTGGACGATCTGCGCCGGTTGCTGGACGAGGACGGGCTGGCGCTGGGCGAGCACGGGGAGCCCGGGGCGGCGGTGCTCGCGCTCTCCGCCGCGACCGGCAGGGGCGTGGGGGAACTACGGGAGGCACTGGGTCAGTTCGTCGCGGAGCAGGGGGCGGCGGACCGGCGGCTGGCGGCGGATGTGGACGCGGCGGCCGATCGGCTGCGGTCGGTGTATGTGGCGCAGAGCCCGGTCGGGCTGACCGAGCAGGCGCGGGCGGAGTTCGATGACCGGCTGGCCGAGGCCGTGGGGGCGGTGGCCACCGGGCGTGCGGCGGAACGCGATTGGCTGCGCCAGGCGGAGCGCGCGTGCGGGACACCGTGGGCGCGAGTGCGGCTGCGGCGGGGGCGTGGCGGGCGGGGGAGCCGGTGGGTGAAGCCCGCCTCCGGGGTGGCGACGACGGACGTGGGGGCTCCCCGGGGAGCGACGGCCGGAGTGGGAGCGTCCCGGCGGCGCGGAAATCCGGGCGTCGGGCGGGGCGTCAGCGGTCAGGCCTGCGGGGGATGTGGCGAGGCGGGGCAGGCGGGGGCGGGGGCCGCGCCGACGGGTACCGGGAGGGCCGGCTCCGGGCGGGCCGCTCCTGGGCGGGGCGGCGTGCGGCAGGGCCTCATGGGGCAACAGGGTGCGTCCGGGCAGGTGCGGCCGGGCGGGACCCCGGCCGGTGGTGCGGGGGAGCCGGTGGTGGACGGCCGGGCGGCGGCGCGGCCCGTGGTGGAGCACGCCGTACGGGCGGTGGCCGGTGAGGCGGCGCACGGGTTGCCGGCGCCCTGGGCCCACGCGGTGCGGGAGGCGGCGGACCGGGGCGCGCACGGACTGCCCGAAGCGCTGGACAAGGCGGCGGCAGAGGCGGAGGAGTCGCTGCGGGGCGGGCCTGCCGTGAAGCCGCGGTGGTGGACGGTTGCCGCCTCGTTGCAGGGGCTGCTGGCCGCGCTCCAAGTCGTCGGTGTCCTGTGGCTGCTGGGGGTGGTCACGGGTCTCGGCGACGGGACGGACTGGGTCTCCGGGCTGTTGCCCTCGGTGCTGGGCGCGATGGGCGGGCTCGCACTGACCTGGCTGTGCCGCGTGGTGGCGCGCGGTCCGGCGAGGCGCTACGGGCAGGACGCGGAGCGGCGGCTGCGGACGGCGGCGGCGGGGTGCGGCCGGGCCCGGGTGCTGGAGCCGGTGGCCGCGGAGCTGTTGCGCTATCGCGAGGTACGGGAGCAGTACGCGGTGGCGTCGGGCGTGTGA
- a CDS encoding single-stranded DNA-binding protein, producing the protein MNDTMVTLVGNAATAVEHRQTTAGATVARFRLAATSRRWDKGLERWTDGETSFYTVRSWRGLADNVAASVAVGEPLIVQGRLRLREGEQSPERGGQRWFAAEVDAVAIGHDLTRGTAAFRRGTRPARTGSDAAAPSSTSPEPAPLPQQEDRGGALPSAGQTSAKAPPAAEPAASPESSTSSNGAAGLGPPEPSVPPVSDGVDSPEKVAVS; encoded by the coding sequence GTGAACGACACGATGGTGACGCTGGTGGGGAATGCCGCGACGGCGGTGGAGCACCGGCAGACGACGGCGGGCGCGACGGTGGCGAGGTTCCGGCTGGCGGCCACGTCCCGGCGGTGGGACAAGGGGCTGGAGCGCTGGACCGACGGCGAGACGAGTTTCTATACGGTCCGGTCCTGGCGCGGGCTCGCCGACAATGTCGCGGCGTCGGTGGCGGTGGGGGAACCACTCATCGTTCAGGGGCGCTTGCGGCTGCGGGAAGGGGAGCAGTCCCCCGAGCGGGGCGGGCAGCGATGGTTCGCGGCAGAGGTGGACGCCGTGGCGATCGGCCACGATCTCACGCGTGGCACCGCCGCGTTCCGGAGAGGCACGCGACCGGCGCGGACCGGATCGGATGCCGCCGCGCCGTCCTCGACCTCACCCGAGCCCGCACCACTGCCACAACAGGAGGACCGGGGCGGGGCGTTGCCCTCCGCCGGGCAGACGTCTGCCAAGGCGCCCCCGGCGGCTGAACCCGCTGCATCACCTGAATCCTCGACAAGCTCCAATGGTGCGGCGGGTCTTGGGCCGCCGGAGCCTTCCGTTCCGCCGGTCTCGGACGGCGTCGATTCGCCCGAGAAGGTGGCAGTGTCCTGA
- a CDS encoding GTPase domain-containing protein translates to MATLDVRPRLIDALSVLRDRVDAARFPLPLRGAARARRNRAELLAQLDDYVIPRLRSPQAPLLAVIGGSTGAGKSTLVNSLVGRRVSEAGVLRPTTRTPVLVCHPDDLRWFAGPRVLPQLARMWVPEQDDGGEGDYAAGAGLGRGEFGVRGVSGVTAGGGRGAVGVQGARGVHGGRDGVCGASGEPGRGVRAEEREAGEVYGGGGGVAGGGYGAYGGVGGALDSGMFTVRIETEPALPSGLALLDAPDIDSLVARNRELAAELICAADVWVLVTTAARYADAVPWHLLRTAKEYDVTLVTVLDRVPHQIATDISGRYAELLQRAGLGHVPRFTIPELPESAGGGRGLLPATAVAALRDWLERHAQDPVARMAAAERTATGVIASLRSRLPALAGAAAAQHAAALRLAGRVEEAYERAAERVRKEVAAGEVLSGDARAHWRDHGLDGRSDELLDALTHGLTSLLTCAVEEADERSADAWRRDAAASEVALTTAAGAAGAGERLGVIVRRWRRCLEELAEEETREARAGQAGERTGSVEPEESAALLATALLGGRRARTAGENLADLLGAQSALRLCDRGSRLLATYLERALHGERERRLAPLDQLTVPLDQQAELIAALSVLQREKQREQRREQQRREEETAMAREMAMGKEGVSG, encoded by the coding sequence GTGGCGACCTTGGACGTACGACCCCGGCTGATCGACGCACTGTCCGTTCTGCGCGACCGCGTCGACGCCGCACGCTTTCCACTGCCACTTCGGGGGGCTGCCCGCGCCCGGCGCAACCGGGCCGAGCTGCTCGCCCAGCTCGATGACTACGTGATTCCCCGCTTGCGCTCCCCGCAGGCCCCGCTGCTCGCGGTGATCGGGGGATCGACCGGGGCGGGCAAGTCCACGCTGGTGAATTCGCTGGTGGGGCGGCGGGTGTCGGAGGCGGGGGTGCTGCGGCCGACGACGCGTACGCCGGTGCTGGTCTGTCATCCCGACGATCTGCGGTGGTTCGCCGGGCCGCGCGTCCTGCCGCAGCTCGCCCGGATGTGGGTGCCCGAGCAGGACGACGGTGGGGAGGGGGACTACGCGGCGGGTGCCGGCCTGGGACGGGGGGAGTTCGGGGTCCGCGGGGTGAGTGGAGTGACGGCCGGGGGTGGGCGCGGGGCAGTCGGTGTGCAGGGCGCTCGTGGGGTTCACGGGGGGCGTGATGGCGTGTGTGGGGCGAGTGGCGAGCCGGGGAGAGGCGTACGGGCCGAGGAAAGAGAAGCGGGTGAGGTGTACGGGGGCGGTGGGGGTGTTGCCGGTGGGGGGTACGGGGCGTATGGCGGGGTGGGCGGGGCCCTCGATTCGGGGATGTTCACGGTGCGGATCGAGACGGAGCCGGCGTTGCCCAGTGGCCTGGCGCTGCTGGACGCCCCGGACATCGACTCGCTGGTCGCGCGGAACCGGGAACTGGCCGCGGAGCTGATCTGTGCGGCGGACGTCTGGGTGCTGGTCACCACGGCCGCCCGGTATGCGGATGCGGTTCCCTGGCACCTCCTGCGGACGGCCAAGGAGTACGACGTCACCCTGGTGACCGTGCTGGACCGGGTGCCACACCAGATCGCCACCGACATCTCCGGGCGGTATGCGGAACTTCTCCAGCGGGCCGGTCTCGGTCATGTCCCGCGGTTCACCATTCCCGAGCTGCCCGAGTCGGCCGGTGGCGGGCGTGGGCTGCTGCCCGCCACGGCCGTCGCGGCGCTGCGGGACTGGCTGGAGCGGCACGCCCAGGACCCCGTCGCCCGTATGGCCGCCGCGGAGCGTACGGCCACCGGGGTGATCGCCTCGCTGCGCAGCCGGCTGCCCGCGCTGGCCGGGGCCGCCGCCGCCCAGCACGCCGCGGCGCTGCGGCTGGCCGGCCGCGTCGAGGAGGCGTACGAGCGGGCCGCGGAGCGCGTACGCAAGGAGGTCGCGGCCGGGGAGGTGCTGTCCGGGGACGCCCGCGCCCACTGGCGTGACCATGGGCTCGACGGCCGGTCGGACGAGCTGCTCGACGCCCTGACCCATGGCCTCACCTCGCTGCTGACCTGTGCCGTGGAGGAGGCCGATGAGCGGTCCGCGGACGCCTGGCGACGCGATGCCGCGGCGTCCGAGGTGGCGTTGACGACGGCTGCGGGCGCGGCGGGTGCGGGCGAACGGCTCGGCGTGATCGTCCGGCGCTGGCGGCGCTGCCTGGAGGAGCTGGCCGAGGAGGAGACGCGCGAGGCCCGGGCCGGGCAGGCCGGTGAGCGCACGGGGTCCGTGGAGCCGGAGGAGTCGGCGGCGCTGCTGGCCACCGCCCTGCTCGGTGGCCGCCGCGCCCGTACGGCGGGCGAGAACCTCGCCGACCTCCTGGGGGCCCAGAGTGCGCTGCGGCTCTGTGACCGGGGCAGCCGGCTGCTGGCCACGTATCTGGAGCGCGCCCTGCACGGTGAGCGGGAGCGGCGGCTGGCTCCGCTGGATCAGCTGACGGTGCCCCTGGACCAGCAGGCGGAGCTGATCGCCGCACTGTCCGTATTGCAGCGGGAGAAACAGCGGGAGCAGCGGAGAGAACAGCAGCGCAGAGAAGAGGAGACGGCGATGGCCAGGGAGATGGCGATGGGGAAGGAGGGGGTGTCGGGGTGA
- a CDS encoding phiSA1p31-related protein: MIPKIRMLDLDEHALVLTMNKAGEVEVINPGMCDALAAAVLRTIADQLIAAHPPYPCTPDAEPEQQHDRPPEPVTGHGSRLDTDRKVWTDGRGHAWDLSLKWGDAAGGVWRWTGVLDSAGTPMMRPVDGNGREPLDVVRSLYGPIAPLGGAA; encoded by the coding sequence ATGATCCCGAAGATTCGAATGCTCGACCTCGACGAGCACGCCCTCGTGCTCACCATGAACAAGGCCGGCGAGGTCGAGGTGATCAACCCGGGCATGTGCGACGCCCTCGCCGCCGCCGTGCTGCGCACGATCGCCGATCAGCTCATCGCGGCGCACCCGCCGTATCCGTGCACGCCGGATGCCGAGCCAGAGCAGCAGCACGACCGGCCGCCCGAGCCGGTGACCGGGCACGGCAGCCGGCTCGACACCGACCGAAAGGTGTGGACGGACGGACGCGGGCACGCGTGGGATCTGTCGCTCAAGTGGGGCGACGCCGCGGGCGGCGTGTGGCGCTGGACGGGCGTGCTCGATTCGGCCGGCACGCCGATGATGCGTCCGGTCGACGGGAACGGACGCGAGCCCCTCGACGTCGTGCGGTCGCTGTACGGGCCGATCGCCCCGCTCGGCGGTGCGGCATGA
- a CDS encoding exonuclease domain-containing protein, producing the protein MCAFDLETTGVDVEADRIVTAAAIRLGGGAGTEPSSWMADPGIPIPDEAAAVHGITTEHARAKGSPALNVVDEVAQILADALDAGVPIVGHNVAYDLTLLDRECRRHELPTLLDRFTDDVLWPVIDTRVLDTHVLPYRKRPSKTQGPRQLVTLAQVYELPWVEDDAHGCEYDALIAARVAYRIGTLAHMRRGDWPEPIRSERRPRFHELKGLDLEELHHLQIRLAREQAAGLEKHFRKSDRTAVVDGSWPVRPWVGEAA; encoded by the coding sequence ATGTGCGCCTTCGATCTTGAGACGACGGGCGTCGACGTCGAGGCCGATCGCATCGTGACCGCCGCGGCAATCAGGCTCGGTGGCGGCGCCGGTACCGAGCCGTCGTCGTGGATGGCCGACCCCGGGATTCCGATCCCGGACGAGGCGGCCGCGGTGCACGGGATTACGACCGAGCACGCGAGGGCGAAGGGCTCGCCCGCGCTGAACGTCGTCGACGAGGTCGCGCAGATCCTCGCCGATGCCCTCGACGCCGGCGTGCCGATCGTCGGGCACAACGTCGCGTACGACCTCACGCTGCTCGACCGCGAGTGCCGGCGGCACGAACTGCCGACGCTGCTCGACCGGTTCACCGACGACGTGCTGTGGCCGGTGATCGACACGCGAGTGCTCGACACGCACGTGCTGCCGTACCGCAAGCGCCCGTCGAAGACACAGGGTCCGCGGCAGCTCGTCACCCTCGCGCAGGTCTACGAACTGCCGTGGGTCGAGGACGACGCGCACGGCTGCGAGTACGACGCGCTGATCGCCGCGCGGGTGGCGTACCGGATCGGGACGCTCGCGCACATGCGCCGCGGTGACTGGCCCGAGCCGATCCGCTCTGAGCGGCGGCCGCGGTTCCACGAGCTCAAGGGGCTCGACCTCGAAGAGCTGCATCACCTGCAAATCCGGCTCGCGCGTGAGCAAGCGGCCGGGCTCGAAAAGCACTTCCGCAAGAGCGACCGGACCGCAGTGGTCGACGGGTCGTGGCCGGTCCGTCCCTGGGTGGGTGAAGCCGCATGA
- a CDS encoding tyrosine-type recombinase/integrase: MTDARYNLASMAASWVRSLRSRNLSENTIRIYANAAAKFGEFLLDEESGYRPPVDDDGTEGRPAPTDLDEIHREHVEAYITATLKRTSASNAHQHFRSLKTMFNWMVDEEELDRSPMRTMKPPTLPEAEVPVISDDALTKLFKTCKGKTYADRRDTALLMLFLDTGVRLSEATDRRVSDLDLDLMVLQVLGKNNKVRSVPFGRATATALDRYLRAAAKHKGKPLEDDMWLWWGDRNKGQRITIWGVGTMLKRRCAQAGIEPLHPHQFRHTFAHQWKVGGGNEDDLMRITGWKSRQMLSRYAASAGAERARLAHKRLSPGDRLS; the protein is encoded by the coding sequence ATGACAGACGCGCGGTACAACCTCGCCTCCATGGCCGCCTCATGGGTCCGCTCCTTGCGGTCCCGGAACCTCTCTGAGAACACGATCCGGATCTACGCCAACGCCGCAGCGAAGTTCGGCGAGTTCCTACTCGACGAAGAGAGCGGCTACCGGCCGCCGGTCGACGACGACGGGACCGAAGGCCGGCCGGCACCGACCGACCTCGACGAGATTCACCGCGAGCACGTCGAGGCGTACATCACAGCCACGCTCAAGCGGACGTCGGCGAGTAATGCGCATCAGCACTTCCGCAGCCTCAAGACAATGTTCAACTGGATGGTGGACGAGGAAGAGCTCGACCGGTCCCCCATGCGGACGATGAAGCCCCCGACACTGCCCGAGGCCGAGGTGCCCGTCATCAGTGACGACGCCTTGACGAAGTTGTTCAAGACGTGCAAGGGCAAGACGTACGCGGATCGCCGCGACACTGCGTTGCTGATGCTCTTCCTCGACACGGGCGTACGACTCTCGGAAGCGACGGATCGGCGCGTGTCCGATCTCGACCTCGACCTGATGGTGTTGCAGGTGCTCGGCAAGAACAACAAGGTGCGCAGTGTCCCGTTCGGCCGGGCGACCGCGACCGCCCTCGACCGGTACCTGCGGGCGGCCGCGAAGCACAAGGGGAAGCCGCTGGAAGACGACATGTGGCTCTGGTGGGGCGACCGCAACAAGGGGCAACGGATCACCATTTGGGGTGTCGGCACGATGCTCAAGCGGCGGTGCGCACAAGCCGGGATCGAGCCGCTTCACCCGCACCAATTCCGGCACACCTTCGCACATCAGTGGAAAGTCGGCGGCGGGAACGAAGACGACCTCATGCGCATCACAGGATGGAAGTCCCGACAGATGCTCTCGCGGTACGCGGCGTCGGCCGGCGCCGAGCGGGCACGGCTGGCTCACAAAAGGTTGAGCCCCGGCGACCGGCTCTCTTGA
- a CDS encoding recombination directionality factor — MGSRIMTMKKQAVELGRIRTGYSVPNEDPKKRARAVRSETFIFTSHSRDYVAAAAEQWGGDVEPWTPQRSKIEQFRVITRAREIRAIMPSGDPLSQAYEMWGGGGCVRRCDGEREQKSGQPCICLARYGPKWHRRSPREVCRPTSRISVMLPELPDLGVWRLDTHSYYAADGMAGSVDTVLQATGGASMMPVRMWIEQTTRVENGETKNFPVVKLVPAVPQLKHALSGPLSTAAALDPSSLTRPAIEAAPAEMPDYLAEARGCRTAEEVRQVWHKANRAGHVKRDGTDDLSRDLMQISRDVEAGIDPRTGVVDDAGPDAEGVYEGEVVEDDEPPMPHPAAAWPEVAQPGGGAR, encoded by the coding sequence ATGGGCTCGCGCATCATGACCATGAAGAAACAGGCGGTCGAGCTCGGTCGCATCCGTACCGGCTACAGCGTGCCGAACGAGGACCCGAAGAAGCGGGCCCGCGCGGTTCGGTCCGAGACGTTCATCTTCACCTCGCACAGCCGCGACTACGTCGCCGCGGCCGCCGAACAGTGGGGCGGCGACGTTGAGCCGTGGACCCCTCAGCGGAGCAAGATCGAACAGTTCCGCGTGATCACCCGGGCGCGCGAGATCCGAGCGATCATGCCCTCGGGCGACCCGCTGTCGCAGGCGTACGAGATGTGGGGTGGCGGCGGCTGCGTGCGCCGCTGCGACGGCGAGCGAGAGCAGAAGAGCGGGCAGCCGTGCATCTGCCTCGCTCGGTACGGTCCCAAGTGGCACCGACGGTCGCCGCGCGAGGTGTGCCGGCCGACAAGCCGTATCTCGGTGATGCTGCCCGAGCTGCCCGACCTCGGGGTATGGCGGCTCGACACGCACTCGTATTACGCGGCTGACGGTATGGCGGGCAGCGTCGACACGGTGCTGCAAGCCACGGGCGGCGCTTCCATGATGCCGGTCCGCATGTGGATCGAGCAGACGACGCGGGTCGAGAACGGCGAGACGAAGAACTTCCCGGTCGTCAAACTCGTGCCTGCCGTGCCTCAGTTGAAGCACGCACTGTCGGGCCCCCTGTCGACGGCGGCCGCGCTTGACCCAAGCTCGCTCACCCGGCCGGCGATCGAGGCGGCGCCCGCTGAGATGCCCGACTACCTCGCCGAAGCTCGCGGCTGTCGGACCGCCGAAGAAGTACGGCAGGTGTGGCACAAGGCAAACAGGGCCGGGCACGTCAAGCGCGATGGCACCGACGATCTGTCGCGGGACCTGATGCAGATCTCGCGGGACGTCGAGGCCGGTATCGACCCGCGCACGGGTGTGGTGGACGACGCCGGCCCGGACGCCGAGGGCGTCTACGAGGGCGAGGTTGTCGAGGACGACGAGCCACCGATGCCGCATCCTGCCGCGGCGTGGCCCGAGGTCGCGCAGCCGGGCGGGGGTGCGCGGTGA
- a CDS encoding LAETG motif-containing sortase-dependent surface protein, translating to MLSIKRRGAARLAAAVVASGLVAAGAIATAGTAAADETTPAHGGATATLGGLKTFDQAIVHNAGGDQRVGAGLFEMAVDNGGTLQTYCIDIHNPTQQQAKYQEVPWSASSLHNNGDAGKIRWILQNSYPQVNDLATLASKAGAGNLTEKTAAAGTQVAIWRFSDHVKVDAVDPAAEKLADYLEKSAQNVGEPKASLTLDPPAVSGKSGGKLGPVTVHTNADSVTIAPAAGAPAGVKVVGKDGKPVTSATDGTQLFFDVPKGAADGSTSLTAQAATKVPVGRAFTGIGEHAKSQTQILAGSSESTVSAAASASWKKQGAIPAITAEKNCAKGGVDVTATNKGDEAFRFQLSGKTYEVAPGKSQTVTVPVGEDQPYNITITGAGGFKKSFSGVLDCKTAGSGGGKPSSQPSPASVGGSTGGDKGGDLAETGSSSATPMIAGVAVLLVVVGGGAVFFLRKKKAGTPAA from the coding sequence ATGCTTTCCATAAAGAGGCGGGGCGCAGCCCGCCTTGCCGCCGCGGTCGTGGCCTCGGGCCTGGTCGCGGCGGGTGCGATAGCCACCGCGGGCACTGCCGCGGCGGACGAGACGACCCCCGCGCATGGGGGTGCCACCGCCACGCTCGGCGGGCTGAAGACCTTTGACCAGGCGATCGTGCACAACGCGGGAGGGGACCAGCGCGTCGGCGCCGGCCTCTTCGAGATGGCGGTCGACAACGGCGGTACGCTCCAGACGTACTGCATCGACATCCACAACCCGACGCAGCAGCAGGCGAAGTACCAGGAAGTGCCCTGGAGCGCCTCGTCGCTGCACAACAACGGGGACGCGGGCAAGATCCGCTGGATCCTGCAGAACTCGTACCCCCAGGTGAACGACCTGGCCACGCTCGCCTCCAAGGCCGGCGCCGGCAACCTCACCGAGAAGACCGCAGCGGCCGGCACCCAGGTCGCGATCTGGCGCTTCTCCGACCACGTCAAGGTGGACGCGGTCGACCCGGCGGCCGAGAAGCTCGCCGACTACCTCGAGAAGAGCGCGCAGAACGTCGGTGAGCCCAAGGCGTCGCTGACCCTGGACCCCCCGGCGGTCTCCGGTAAGTCCGGCGGCAAGCTCGGTCCGGTCACCGTGCACACCAACGCCGACAGCGTCACGATCGCCCCGGCGGCCGGTGCGCCTGCCGGTGTCAAGGTCGTCGGCAAGGACGGCAAGCCGGTCACCAGCGCCACCGACGGCACTCAGCTGTTCTTCGACGTGCCCAAGGGCGCCGCGGACGGCAGCACTTCGCTGACCGCGCAGGCCGCCACCAAGGTCCCGGTCGGCCGTGCCTTCACCGGCATCGGTGAGCACGCCAAGAGCCAGACCCAGATCCTGGCCGGCTCCAGCGAGTCCACGGTCTCCGCGGCCGCCTCGGCCTCCTGGAAGAAGCAGGGCGCCATCCCGGCGATCACCGCCGAGAAGAACTGCGCCAAGGGCGGCGTGGACGTCACTGCCACCAACAAGGGCGATGAGGCGTTCCGCTTCCAGCTCTCCGGCAAGACCTACGAGGTCGCCCCGGGCAAGTCGCAGACCGTGACCGTTCCGGTGGGCGAGGACCAGCCGTACAACATCACGATCACGGGTGCGGGCGGCTTCAAGAAGTCCTTCTCCGGGGTCCTGGACTGCAAGACCGCCGGCAGCGGCGGCGGCAAGCCCTCCTCGCAGCCCAGCCCGGCCTCGGTCGGCGGCAGCACCGGCGGTGACAAGGGCGGCGACCTCGCCGAGACCGGCTCCAGCAGCGCCACCCCGATGATCGCGGGCGTCGCGGTCCTCCTGGTCGTGGTCGGCGGCGGCGCGGTGTTCTTCCTCCGCAAGAAGAAGGCCGGTACCCCCGCCGCGTGA
- a CDS encoding helix-turn-helix domain-containing protein has product MLVGERHNGALACHCPRSRAARGSQVQLGPDSVEIHSCPRSWTPYKRCALVGLPTIVGSSTEALMTPARLHLTDSELLRLLMRWAPIGKPLTIRKLAERAGISKSKIHALLSGERVTVTPEIARRICGELSVHEGALFFKPLPSPTGEGIDGGERHEHERAVDADAARGSQELGGHDGSIGPYRRRP; this is encoded by the coding sequence ATGCTGGTCGGGGAACGCCACAATGGTGCGCTCGCGTGCCATTGTCCACGATCGCGGGCGGCTCGTGGGTCACAGGTTCAACTCGGGCCGGATTCTGTCGAAATTCATAGCTGCCCACGATCGTGGACACCGTACAAGCGGTGTGCTTTAGTGGGGCTGCCCACGATCGTGGGCAGCTCGACGGAGGCGCTCATGACCCCTGCCCGACTTCACCTGACCGACAGCGAACTGCTGCGGCTGCTGATGCGCTGGGCACCCATCGGCAAGCCCCTGACCATAAGGAAACTTGCCGAGCGAGCCGGCATTTCGAAGAGCAAGATTCACGCGCTGCTGTCCGGCGAGCGCGTCACCGTCACACCCGAAATCGCACGTCGCATCTGCGGCGAGCTCAGCGTGCACGAGGGGGCTCTCTTTTTTAAGCCACTGCCCTCGCCCACGGGCGAGGGCATCGATGGAGGGGAACGGCATGAACACGAACGAGCGGTCGATGCAGATGCGGCTCGCGGCTCACAAGAGCTGGGCGGGCACGACGGATCGATCGGCCCGTACCGCCGCCGCCCGTAA